The proteins below are encoded in one region of Sebastes fasciatus isolate fSebFas1 chromosome 16, fSebFas1.pri, whole genome shotgun sequence:
- the atg101 gene encoding autophagy-related protein 101 — protein sequence MNCRSEVLEVTVEARQVEEAMLALLHTILLHRSSGKFHYKKEGTYSIGTVGTLDFDCDFIDFTFVRVSSEELDRVIKKAVSEFKDALSNSGSDGMGQISLEFYQKKKSRWPFSDECIPWEVWSIKVNVVNLANEQERQICREKVGEKLGEKVINVVEVINRHEYLPKMPTQSEVDNVFDTSLKDVQPYLYKITFQITDTLGTSVSTTMRRLIKDTLAL from the exons ATGAATTGCCGCTCAGAAGTTCTCGAGGTGACAGTGGAGGCGAGGCAGGTGGAAGAAGCGATGCTGGCTCTGCTGCACACCATCTTACTGCATCGCAGCTCGGGGAAGTTTCACTACAAGAAGGAGGGCACCTACTCCATAGGGACGGTGGGCACGCTGGACTTCGACTGCGACTTCATCGACTTCACCTTCGTCAGGGTGTCCTCTGAGGAGCTGGACAGAGTGATCAAGAAAGCTGTGTCTGAGTTCAAG GATGCTTTGAGCAACTCTGGCAGCGATGGCATGGGGCAGATCTCCCTGGAGTTTTACCAGAAGAAGAAGTCTCGCTGGCCTTTCTCCGACGAGTGCATTCCCTGGGAGGTGTGGAGCATCAAGGTCAACGTTGTCAACCTGGCCAATGAGCAGGAGAGACAGATCTGCAGGGAGAAAGTGGGCGAGAAGCTGGGCGAGAAGGTGATCAATGTCGTTGAGGTCATAAACCGCCACGAATACCTGCCAAAGATGCCCACCCAGTCTGAAGTGGACAATGTTTTCGACACCAGCCTCAAAGATGTCCAGCCCTACCTTTACAAAATCACATTCCAGATCACAGACACTCTGGGCACCTCTGTTAGCACAACAATGAGAAGGCTGATTAAAGACACCCTGGCACTGTGA
- the zbtb21 gene encoding zinc finger and BTB domain-containing protein 21 — MESLVHYSNPSHALSVLGALNEQRLRGQMCDVVLVVADQRYQAHKSVLAATSEYFQSLFTRMDADSLRVVNLDFCEPDAFEIVLNYIYSSSLFVDKGSLAAIQEMGYSLGIPFLTNIASTRPHASYCVSRKRLSFSEGEENDVQTRSVIVRRVRNDTAHPSRSNYQRKTSERSSSPHSTRESALPPSEHNSYESVRNSESISRKSSEQREAVERKPTFPYASILKGNPSHVTSVRPQLTSSVSFSDAEVQHIRLQHGTDLDTKEENEELESHYDTKVPFQGQATEPSQTIDRSGPLIKSLLRRSLSMDSPVPVFSPTLELKELQNREHSVVKMASKASGPETSAHNGNSKRTSPLVLRSKYPSRYDEKPQVEREYSVKAEPSSPLGDPMDIIRITVGDALPVNLKDLQTNYDQGSRPDFNPYGKRKDRPDNRRYPFKKNNIFKEHTFSLDENVSETVPQSASSDSNENRGEPPHNKIFKCWNCLKVFRSSAGLHRHVNMYHNPEKPYACDICHKRFHTNFKVWTHCQTQHGVVQNPASSSSSSVLDEKFQKKLIDIVREREIKKALLWKLKRNKQGLQSPALAKKRSRPSFICPYCGKVFVFQSQYRQHIRTHPAEKADQDTANESILYQEEDEDVEQKNTDAGVYSCRLCNMKLSSLFEQGDHERGCRHATVCPYCGLRFSSPTVKKDHEAHCKYKKLTCLECMRTFKSSFSIWRHQVEVHNHNMMTVKDQIHLKQQENDEEASEMLTEEHYSDEPLAPGSSREILTYSDSPGPPMYDSEDSSSYVPEDLSMSHHGKLVVKEEPLEEAVSEMENSETAQTGPEEPGVWPCEKCGNLFSSRKDLERHQELLCHIKPFICHICNKAFRTNFRLWSHFQSHMSASNEPGAKEIDRDPSSLSPSPPTTPQNSERPSLPASVLKSTQAAPVAAVMTEESSSPEPCSSSVSKTMRPELERQSSSHSPLSRSNSMENAGGPQESDTLFYHAPSLSALTFKRQYMCKLCHRTFKTAFSLWSHEQSHSHV, encoded by the coding sequence ATGGAGAGTCTAGTGCATTACAGCAATCCCTCCCATGCCCTCTCAGTGTTAGGGGCCCTGAATGAGCAGCGCCTGCGGGGCCAGATGTGTGATGTAGTCCTGGTTGTGGCGGACCAGAGGTACCAGGCCCATAAGAGTGTCCTGGCTGCCACCAGTGAGTATTTCCAGTCCCTGTTCACACGGATGGACGCAGACTCACTGAGAGTTGTAAACCTGGACTTCTGTGAGCCTGACGCCTTCGAGATAGTTCTGAATTATATTTACTCCTCCTCACTTTTTGTGGACAAAGGCAGCCTGGCAGCCATTCAGGAGATGGGCTACAGCCTGGGAATCCCTTTCCTCACCAACATTGCATCAACAAGGCCGCATGCATCCTACTGTGTGTCTAGAAAAAGGCTTTCGTTCTCAGAAGGGGAGGAGAATGATGTCCAGACAAGGAGCGTCATTGTGCGTCGGGTCCGGAATGACACAGCCCATCCCTCTCGCTCGAATTATCAGAGAAAAACATCAGAGAGATCATCCTCTCCCCACTCTACTCGAGAGTCAGCTCTGCCTCCATCAGAACACAACTCGTATGAATCAGTCAGAAACTCAGAATCCATCAGCAGGAAATCATCTGAGCAGAGAGAAGCTGTTGAAAGGAAGCCCACCTTTCCATACGCCTCCATATTAAAAGGGAACCCATCACACGTCACATCTGTTAGACCCCAGCTGACGTCATCAGTGTCTTTCAGTGATGCTGAAGTGCAGCACATCAGGCTGCAGCATGGCACTGACCTGGACACTAAAGAGGAGAATGAAGAGCTGGAGTCCCACTATGACACCAAAGTGCCCTTTCAGGGTCAGGCCACTGAGCCAAGCCAGACCATTGACAGGAGCGGGCCGCTCATAAAAAGCCTACTCCGAAGATCGTTGTCCATGGACAGCCCTGTTCCGGTCTTCTCGCCCACACTGGAGCTAAAGGAGCTGCAAAATCGTGAGCATTCAGTTGTTAAAATGGCCTCAAAAGCATCTGGGCCGGAAACATCTGCTCACAATGGCAATTCGAAAAGAACATCTCCCCTGGTTCTCAGGTCAAAGTACCCCAGCAGGTATGATGAAAAACCTCAGGTAGAAAGAGAGTACAGTGTGAAAGCTGAGCCCAGCAGTCCTCTCGGCGACCCAATGGACATTATTCGGATCACAGTTGGAGATGCATTGCCGGTCAATCTTAAAGACTTGCAAACAAATTACGACCAAGGTTCCAGGCCAGACTTCAATCCTTATGGGAAAAGAAAGGACAGACCAGACAACAGAAGGTACCCATTCAAGAAGAACAACATATTTAAAGAGCACACCTTCTCACTTGATGAGAACGTGTCAGAAACAGTACCTCAAAGTGCCAGCAGCGACTCCAACGAAAACCGCGGGGAGCCACCTCACAACAAGATTTTCAAATGCTGGAACTGTCTAAAGGTTTTCAGGTCCAGCGCGGGACTACACCGTCATGTAAATATGTATCACAACCCCGAAAAGCCGTATGCTTGCGACATCTGCCACAAGCGCTTCCATACCAACTTCAAAGTGTGGACTCACTGCCAAACTCAGCATGGTGTAGTACAAAACCCAGCGtcgtcctccagctcctctgtACTGGATGAGAAATTTCAAAAGAAGCTGATAGATATTGTGCGAGAGAGGGAAATAAAGAAAGCCTTGCTTTGGAAGTTAAAGAGGAATAAGCAGGGTTTGCAGTCTCCCGCGCTCGCCAAAAAGAGATCAAGACCCAGCTTCATATGTCCTTACTGTGGGAAGGTATTTGTGTTCCAGTCTCAGTACAGACAGCATATAAGAACACATCCTGCTGAAAAAGCTGACCAGGACACAGCGAACGAGAGCATCCTCTAccaggaagaggatgaggacgTTGAACAGAAGAACACAGATGCTGGTGTTTACTCCTGTAGGCTTTGTAATATGAAGCTGTCTTCACTCTTTGAGCAGGGCGACCACGAGAGGGGCTGTCGACATGCGACCGTGTGCCCCTACTGTGGCCTCCGGTTCTCAAGTCCAACAGTCAAGAAGGACCACGAGGCACATTGTAAGTACAAGAAACTGACGTGCCTGGAATGCATGCGGACCTTCAAGTCCTCCTTCAGCATATGGCGCCACCAGGTTGAGGTCCACAACCACAACATGATGACAGTTAAAGACCAGATTCACCTGAAGCAGCAAGAGAACGACGAAGAGGCGTCCGAAATGCTCACAGAGGAGCATTACAGCGATGAGCCTCTGGCCCCCGGGAGCTCAAGAGAGATCCTCACTTACAGTGACTCCCCAGGTCCACCCATGTACGATTCGGAAGATTCCTCGTCCTATGTGCCTGAGGACCTGAGCATGAGCCATCACGGCAAGCTTGTAGTGAAAGAGGAGCCGTTAGAGGAGGCTGTGAGCGAGATGGAAAACTCAGAGACCGCCCAAACTGGGCCCGAGGAGCCCGGTGTGTGGCCATGCGAGAAATGCGGAAATCTTTTCAGCTCTCGCAAAGACCTGGAACGCCACCAGGAGCTGCTATGCCACATCAAACCATTCATCTGTCACATCTGCAACAAAGCCTTCAGGACCAACTTCCGCCTTTGGAGCCACTTCCAGTCCCACATGTCGGCCTCTAACGAACCTGGAGCCAAAGAGATCGACAGAGACCCCTCGTCTCtgtccccctccccccccaccacccctcaAAACTCTGAGCGTCCCTCCCTGCCGGCCTCTGTGCTCAAATCCACCCAGGCGGCGCCAGTCGCTGCAGTGATGACCGAGGAGTCCAGCAGCCCAGAGCCCTGTAGCTCATCAGTAAGCAAGACGATGAGGCCCGAACTAGAACGGCAATCCAGCAGCCACAGCCCTCTGTCAAGGTCGAACAGCATGGAGAATGCAGGTGGCCCTCAGGAATCAGACACACTCTTTTACCATGCGCCGTCTCTCTCTGCCCTGACGTTCAAGAGGCAGTACATGTGTAAACTCTGTCACAGGACCTTCAAGACGGCCTTTAGTCTTTGGAGCCACGAGCAGAGTCACAGCCACGTGTAA
- the c2cd2 gene encoding C2 domain-containing protein 2 isoform X2, translating to MSDLESSYLGLGDPQWLCMVTLFFASLVTLLLYFVQYFQQGRKKKKKQTEDNAEKEEEAAALLGWALSLRSWKSQWRGAWCRALNNQSRKRGSPVLLTFEEDDVEASELTVSQVSSFQKSARNKAARCNVVGEKLQFSVSAASTAMATADPRKYTVCIAPLEMQLDLQMQEAADEVKVSWGVSHLETGELQVTPSFTQDNANTSSVVAIKEQLRKLICATRPSVLLSCRAAQASEVKDARNNTLSPPKPPRAHEWKLLVKNIRVTLNQEEDAAGSVNPLCVMQLDDPPQRFNTSILKNTTNPAWDQPFIFELNGRSKELNIQLKNDGQPQENSLLGQVSVPFDLVKKHPKGHQTFALMTKDVVTGSLTTDFTYLEPSEVRSWHPPTPASSKRVEMDRTVMPCGTVVTTITAVKSKPGRPPPLGLNIYPAQKAVANKPKLSERRVSEQVSLPGATVSKALSSSDTELLMLNGTDPVAEAAIRQLHQSAKQKLKSPVRKSTIIISGIAKTPLTQDDELAMMAGYAAAMDASMSEASSTHDMTTAIASGTSSPPDESEPQEGPSGIGRPPEDWESQTGEELDHTSLSMCVSEASCKKRREESSAKHTICPDEQLPPEECQALLPAASPAQGPGDEPVPQ from the exons ATGTCCGACTTGGAAAGTTCATATTTGGGTTTGGGGGATCCGCAGTGGCTATGCATGGTCACACTCTTCTTCGCATCCCTGGTTACTCTCCTGCTGTATTTCGTACAGTATTTCCAACAagggagaaagaagaagaagaagcagacagAGGACAATgcggagaaggaggaagaagctgctgctctgctgggaTGGGCGCTGTCACTGAGGAGCTGGAAGAGCCAGTGGAGAGGAGCTTGGTGCAGGGCTCTGAATAACCAATCAAGGAAGCGTGGG AGTCCTGTTCTGTTGACCTTTGAAGAGGATGATGTTGAGGCATCGGAGCTCACGGTCAGCCAAGTGTCCAGCTTTCAAAAGTCTGCCAGAAACAAG GCCGCTCGCTGCAATGTGGTTGGGGAGAAGCTTCAGTTCTCTGTCAGTGCAGCGTCGACAGCCATGGCTACAGCGGATCCTCGTAAATACACAGTCTGTATAGCTCCACTGGAGATGCAG CTTGACCTACAGATGCAAGAAGCTGCCGATGAGGTCAAGGTGAGCTGGGGAGTGTCTCACCTGGAGACAGGGGAGCTGCAAGTGACACCCTCTTTCACCCAG gACAATGCCAACACTTCCAGTGTGGTAGCCATTAAGGAGCAGTTGAGGAAGCTGATATGTGCGACGCGTCCCTCTGTGTTGCTGAGCTGCAGGGCTGCTCAGGCCTCAGAGGTCAAG GATGCACGCAACAACACGCTTTCGCCCCCAAAACCCCCCCGTGCCCACGAATGGAAGCTGCTGGTGAAGAACATCCGGGTGACACTGAATCAGGAGGAGGACGCTGCAG GCAGCGTGAATCCTCTGTGTGTAATGCAGTTAGACGATCCTCCACAGAGGTTTAACACCTCTATTTTGAAGAACACAACCAATCCTGCCTGGGACCAGCCCTTTATCTT tGAATTGAATGGACGATCAAAAGAGCTCAATATTCAGTTAAAGAATGATGGACAACCTCAAGAGA aTTCATTACTTGGTCAGGTGTCAGTGCCTTTCGATCTTGTAAAGAAGCATCCCAAAGGACATCAAACATTTGCACTCATGACCAAAGATGTAGTGACTGGATCACTTACTACTGAT TTTACCTACTTGGAGCCCAGTGAGGTGAGGTCCTGGCACCCTCCCACCCCAGCCTCCAGTAAGAGGGTGGAGATGGACCGTACAGTCATGCCCTGTGGCACGGTCGTCACCACCATCACCGCGGTGAAGAGCAAGCCGGGTCGACCGCCCCCTCTCGGACTCAACATAT ATCCTGCCCAGAAAGCGGTGGCCAACAAGCCCAAGCTGTCAGAGCGCCGCGTATCAGAGCAGGTGTCTCTGCCGGGGGCCACAGTCAGCAAGGCCTTGTCCTCCTCTGACACCGAGCTGCTGATGCTCAACGGCACGGACCCGGTGGCCGAGGCCGCCATCAGGCAACTCCACCAGTCTGCCAAGCAGAAGCTCAAGTCCCCAGTGAGGAAGAGCACCATCATCATCTCTGGCATCGCTAAA ACGCCCTTGACTCAGGATGACGAGCTGGCTATGATGGCGGGCTACGCTGCAGCGATGGACGCCTCGATGTCAGAGGCCAGCTCCACTCACGATATGACCACAGCGATTGCGTCAGGGACCAGCAGCCCTCCAGATGAGTCCGAGCCACAGGAAGGCCCCAGTGGAATAGGCCGGCCTCCGGAGGACTGGGAGAGCCAAACCGGAGAGGAACTAGACCATACCTCgctgtccatgtgtgtgtccgAGGCAAGCTGCAAGAAG